TGTCAGACTCGTCAAACTCTCCAATGTGGCCAAACAGCGGCATGGTAGCATGCATGTGTGATCCTCGTCGCCACTGTTGTAACTTACGTAAGTCCAGGAGAATGATACACGAAGAGGGCGTTCCATGGGTATACTTGAGAGTGTGTTTACAGGTGGACGGCTGGAGCCTGACTGCCCGCTGAGCTTCCTCGCCCTAGCTCGTAAGTTAACAATGGAACCTTTACCCAGTACTCGAAGTCTCAAACAAATAGTCTGTAAATGTTGCTGCCAGATGAGTATCTGGCTGATATGCACGAAAAAATTGACTAAATCTTAGTAGTGAAGATACGAGAGAAGCTGATTGGAGGTGAgggagtgtggtggtggaggttcaTATGGGCCCACTACCAAGATTTACGCCTATTCAGTGTTAAGTTATGAAGGGCGTCCTTATTTCTCACTACCACGAGAAGAGGCGCCAGTAACAACACAGAAAGAAGGGGACAGTTTGTAAGGATCGGTCGTGGAGTAGAGATGTGCTGTATTGAATCAGTTTCAACAATATTATTGTACTTCATGTCTCAATAGTGGCATTTACAAGTATTTGGGATCATGACATTAAGTCTTGCGACAGATTGGGATAGCACATGGTGTTACGGACTCTTTCAGCTCGAGtacatggcgttgtcgatacctgtgcagaaaggCAAATGTTCGGCTCTTCAAatcacttgtgctccctgtctctATGgaagtgagacatggacactgaatagtgacttgaagaAGAAAATCGATGCCTTTGGTATTAAGTGCCTTCACAGGATCATGGTTGTAAGGTTGGGAACCCGTTATAAGACTTGCTTTCAAAGCATTGCATTACATTAATTGTACACCAACTTTGAAGCATAGTTCTACACTGTAACCTAATATACGTTTTATACATGCAAATACTAGCAAAGGCAGAAGGCACCATAGGTTGCAGACTATTTTTATAGCCTGTAGTGGTTTCATTACTAATTAAGTTTGTATTTTCCAGGCATGATTCTTCGTGGTGTCTCACATGAACACATTCTGGAACAAGTGCGAAAATCTGCTGGAGAGTAGAGCTGCAATATTGGAGAGCCAGGATATAAAGAACATTGTTACACAATTTGGTCTGAAACAAGAACATAAACGGCATCCAGATGACAGTACTAGTGTCCGTTTGATTGTAACAGAATATAGGGAGGCAGGTGATCTTTTGTATTTCAAGGATCAAAATTCAATAGACCCTGAGAATCCTGAAATAGGTAAAAAATAATTTGTACTGGGTTTCataaaagaggaacaaagaagggtATTCTCAAAACAACTTGAGAGTGGTCAAGAGCTTCAGATTTGTATGGACTCGACCCATTGTATTAGCCAGTATGAAGGTTACCAATTAACAACATTGATGACTGTCACAGATCTAAACCAGGGTTTTCCTGTGGCCTTTCTTATTAGCAGTACAGTAAATGAAGCCATACTTAAGGTTTTTCTTGGTGAAGTAAAAAAGCGTTTGGGTTCCCTCTGTGCAAAAATCTTTATGAGCGATGATGATCCCATGTTTAGGAATGCTTGGAATGCGATCATGCATGGGGATGTGCCTCAACAGGTTTTATACCTGAACTGTAGTTGGCACACTGATCGCACTTTCAGGAGAAATATTGGTTCTAaaatcaaggcacctctccatcaGAAGAAAGAGATTTACCAAATGGTTAGGGCACTCATGGATGAGCCAGAGGAGGATGAATTTCATAAAAAGTGCAAGGGATTCCTGATGCATCTGAGTAAAGCTAATTATCAGCAGTTTCTCACTTACTTTAATGAAAATTACCTTGATGAAAACAGGATAAAACTGTGGCCCAAATGTTTTAGAAAAGATGTTACCCTCCATACCAACAACTTTCTGGAAAGCATGCACAGGCTACTGAAGTATGTATACATGAATGGTAAAAAGGTAAAGAGGTTAGACTATACTCTCTATGTTTTGGGTAAACTAGTGAATGATGTGACTTATAAAAGAATGATAGATTTAATGAAAAACAGAACCAGAAGGCATGAACTAAATGAAAGACACCGTGACAGCAAGAATCTTGACGTTGTGGAAGATGATGGACATTTTCTTGTAAGTTCTGCCTCAATTAAACAGAAGAAATACACAGTAATAACACGTGATCTCTCCTGTAACATATGTAGAGAACGCTGTACATATTGTAATGTATgtcaatgtatgtatatgtgcacCTGTGAAGACAATGATAAAGGTACAAGAAATATATGTAAGCACATACATGCTGTTGTTCAACATATGGAGGGTAAAACACAAGTAGCAATGCCTAACTCCCCCTCTGAAGAAATAGAATATATCCAAGATATTGTATGCAACAAATTGTCCACGGATTCACAGCCACAAAACTATGGAGAACAATTAATTAAGTATATTCATTCAAACCTGTTGCCTCAATGTAAAGAAATTTCTGACCAAGAAGCATTTAAAGCTGCAGGTGATCACATTCGAAAGGCAGTTGCCATTTTAAGTGCAGCAAAAAACTTAGCAAGCAGTAATTGTATGCTTCCTGTGGATTTGGCCACCAAAAAAGAGCCAGCCAATAAACACTGTGATAAACAACAAAAGCTGTATtcgacaaagaggaaaagagtggaCACAGGTCAAGGTTTGACAAAGCCGAGCAAAGAGATGAGACAAAAGATAGGAGAAAGGTTATCTGATCTATCTCAGATGCCTGTTCCTATGAACTCCCCCCCTGGGGATAGCCAATACTGAAGAGTCTCCATCTAGGTACTCATCCTATCCTTGTACTATTCTCTCCTTGCTTGCCCTAGATCTCAcattctcctctcatttcttcataTCAGATCAGATGGTGTTTCTATTCTTTGTAGCTTTTCTATGTCAATTTTGTTTATGTTTATAATGTTGGATCCATATAAAATTGCTGGCACGTAATACCACACTCTTCTAACATGTTTTACCAATTGTTATCTTATTACAGCTCCTGGCTCTTATAGGGTATGTGAGGTTGGCCATTTTATCTGCTTATTGTATCAACTGTTCTTTATGTTTGGTAAAGATATTTTGGGGCATTTATTAAAGTAACACCAAGGTCCAAGGTATTTAATAGTAGATGTTACATTTATACCTTCTATTTGTTGTGGCTGGTCTTGcatgttgtatttcattatattacttttatttttgttgcttTCGAGCCCACAGCTCCTACTAATTTCTACTAGACATTTAAAATTTTCCTTTGCTTGTTCTATTGTTTGTGGTAATTGCAAAACAgtatccacaaaaaaaaaaaaaatgtggtaatGTTGAACCTCTCATTTGGAAAGCCATTATTTTTCTGTTCAAGTTCCTGGATTATGAAGTACCTACTATGTTAACATCTTAAATCCTGATCATCCTTGTCTTATGCCACTAGAAATCTGTATCTTCATCTTGGTGTTATCTGGTagcattattttgttttgtcatcATGTTAGATATATGTTATTATGTCAATTGGGTTGGGTATTTGTATTTTTGAGACACTTGTCAAACTATCTTTTTTGACAGAATCAGAAGCTTTGTTAAAATCGATCGTTGTAACGATTAAGTGTTTTTTCTTTCAGAAGCTTTCTTTCATACAATACTGTAACATAATTTGATTGCCTTCTGTTCTACCAGCTTTAGTAAAACCTGCTTGAGTTGCTTTCACTTCATTGTTGAGGAGTTGTTATTAAATCTTGTTCTTCATGatggacattattttttttatggataATTTCCAGTCTTGAGGAATTATAGTGTTATATACTAGCAGGTTGTAACATTTAATTAGTTCTTTTAGGTTGGTCTCATATGTTCAATTAGACATTTATATAGTTCAGGTTAAAGTTCATAGGGTCCTGAACCTTTATCATTCTGCAAATTTTTTAATGTTGATTTTACCTCAGACTCCAAAATTGTAAttagacattttttttatctcttttacaGTATTAATCGTTATTTTCATGTCTAAATGTTCTCTTAATATTTTAGGGTAagtcttgccttcccttcccatccatatcTTACCCGGTCCTACCCTTTTTTGTCCATGCCTTGTATACCCTGCCCTGTCTGAACCGGCtttgccctgccctacccttgCCGTCCGTGCCTAGTGCAATAAAGAAATCTTTAATCTGTAAGAAATAAATTGTATGCAAATTGAAACTGGGTTTTGGTAATATCACTTTATGTTTAGCAGGTTAAGTGATCCCAATCACATTTGAAGAGGAGTAGATGGCACACTCTTGACTCTGGGCTATATACTCTTTGGGAGTTTGCTCATGGAATAATTTCCACTTATTGTGGGACATAAATGGACAACTTCACACTCACAGACCTTGACAATGATGTAGTGAActataccaccactactactactagctacaTGGGATAAAAGTGAAATAGACAAGTTAAAAGTACGCCAGAATAGAGGAgctagaatggcactgaatgcacccaGGTATGTAGCTATAGAAGCTTTGAGAGGAGACAGATTGGAGTACTTTTAGGGAAACACTAATGAAGACGACTCTTAGATACAAAATCAGACTAGAAAGGATGAAGGATGCGAAGTTAGCTCGAAAAGTAGGGAGTAGGGAGAGAggcggacagggagagagagaggaagggaggcagccaggaagagagagagaggaagggaggcagtcaggaagacagggagaaagaggaagggatcgAGGCAGCCagggagacagggaaagagagagaggaagggaggcagccaggaagacagggagaggcaAGCAAGGATCGAGGAACACAAGGAGATACAAAATCAGACTAGAAAGGATGATATACTATACTTATGTACGTAAAATTTTGTGTGCCTGAGTAAAAGAGGAAGCTTGTGAGTCACCTGCAGGATCAAGATCatatttattataattatttataaTATACGTATGTAGTACGTAAAATTATGTGTGCCTGAGTAAAAGAGGAAGCTTGTGGGTCACCTGCAGGATCAAGATCAAGTACTTCCAGCCAAAAGACCAAGTACTTCAGCCAATGG
This genomic window from Eriocheir sinensis breed Jianghai 21 chromosome 23, ASM2467909v1, whole genome shotgun sequence contains:
- the LOC127002448 gene encoding uncharacterized protein LOC127002448, producing MDSTHCISQYEGYQLTTLMTVTDLNQGFPVAFLISSTVNEAILKVFLGEVKKRLGSLCAKIFMSDDDPMFRNAWNAIMHGDVPQQVLYLNCSWHTDRTFRRNIGSKIKAPLHQKKEIYQMVRALMDEPEEDEFHKKCKGFLMHLSKANYQQFLTYFNENYLDENRIKLWPKCFRKDVTLHTNNFLESMHRLLKYVYMNGKKVKRLDYTLYVLGKLVNDVTYKRMIDLMKNRTRRHELNERHRDSKNLDVVEDDGHFLVSSASIKQKKYTVITRDLSCNICRERCTYCNVCQCMYMCTCEDNDKGTRNICKHIHAVVQHMEGKTQVAMPNSPSEEIEYIQDIVCNKLSTDSQPQNYGEQLIKYIHSNLLPQCKEISDQEAFKAAGDHIRKAVAILSAAKNLASSNCMLPVDLATKKEPANKHCDKQQKLYSTKRKRVDTGQGLTKPSKEMRQKIGERLSDLSQMPVPMNSPPGDSQY